In the genome of Bacteroides mediterraneensis, the window TCGTTTCCAAGTGCGGTTTTCACCTGAATATGTTCAAGTACAGCCGTCACGAACGGATTACTTTCAAACACGCCCCGCACTTCTTCAAAGTCACGTACTTTTTCCTCACTGCTTCCATCGGCCCCAAACCCGGTCATGGAGGTCAGCGAAAATTCCTTTTTGGCATCCTCATATACCATTTTGTCCAGTCCGACCACTGCTTCCTGCCACTGACGCACAATGGACACAATGTCTGCTGCCGTCACCTTATCTGCCTGCAATCCGTAAAACTCCAACATCTTCTCATAGGCCCACGTCCATTCGTACGTATAATAATGGGCATGCATCTCTGCAAAACGGCTGTGAATCTCATCCACGGAAGTCAACCGTCCGCACTCAACATCTTCCATCAACCGTTCAATCTCACTTTTCGGTGCTATCAGCCCGGAAATGTCCACCCACTCTCCCGTACCGACCGGAGTGTCCGGCAACAACCGCCTCCGGATTTCCTCATCGGAAATAAAATGAATGTTCTCCAGACGCTTGATAACGGAATTGCCTAAAAACTTATGGATGGCCGTTTCATAGAATTTGATTCCCTTGTTTAAGGAAGAATTCTTGATTTTCGCACTCTGATAAGAATAGATTTCCGAAGTCTCTCCCGATACCCGTGCCAACTCCTTCAGAATTCGGCGTCCCGTCATCATCTTCTGAATGGTATACGGGCTCAACAGGTTGTAATTAATCTGGTCCAACCGGTTCGGGTCCTTCCGCCTGTCACGTTTGGGCCATTTCTGCGCATCGCGAATGGTACCCACACTCCGCAAATTAACCCCCGGCACCAGATACGTGGTATTTTTCTCCTCTATCAGATAAGAAAAAGGCAGATTGGAAGTGTCCGGATGCGTCACATGGCGCCCCATCACCAATGAAAAGGCACCGATACGGGCCGGCCATAAAACATAAGAATCAGAGGTCGTCTTCGCCCCCCGTTCCAGCGTTCCCTGATGAATCGGCCCCAGCTTGTACATGTGATTGCTTTGATTCGAGCCCGACCCCGCATTCATGAACGAGAACATACCCGCAATCAATAAAGTCGATTTATGGTGTGTCACCGTGAAAGGTCCCGCGAAAATGGCACAAGCCTCTCCGTTCTCTTCCTGACAATTGCTGAAGAACAACGAATCGGAAGCCGAATACGTGTGTTCCAAATGACATGCCTGCCCCACGAAGCAACGGGTCAGCATGGTGCCGTCTTCCACGTGAGAGCCACTTGAAATGATGAAATCATCACACACCACTCCGTAACCGATATGTACCGGAGCTGCCTCGTTGCTGTTCACGCTTCCGTTCTTCAG includes:
- a CDS encoding DUF4954 family protein — protein: MTQHYRSLAQEEIARLEAQHCVASDWKSVEVAEGFRTDHIHHTRFSGKIRLGVFEKEFTLAGGIAKHSGLYYATLHNVSVGDNCYIENVKNYIANYEIGQDTFIENVDIILVDCRSRFGNGVEVSVLNETGGREVIIHDRLSAHQAYIMALYRHRPVLIEKMRQIIEAYAEEHASETGTIGHHVTIVNAGYIKNVRIGDYCQVEGAGRLKNGSVNSNEAAPVHIGYGVVCDDFIISSGSHVEDGTMLTRCFVGQACHLEHTYSASDSLFFSNCQEENGEACAIFAGPFTVTHHKSTLLIAGMFSFMNAGSGSNQSNHMYKLGPIHQGTLERGAKTTSDSYVLWPARIGAFSLVMGRHVTHPDTSNLPFSYLIEEKNTTYLVPGVNLRSVGTIRDAQKWPKRDRRKDPNRLDQINYNLLSPYTIQKMMTGRRILKELARVSGETSEIYSYQSAKIKNSSLNKGIKFYETAIHKFLGNSVIKRLENIHFISDEEIRRRLLPDTPVGTGEWVDISGLIAPKSEIERLMEDVECGRLTSVDEIHSRFAEMHAHYYTYEWTWAYEKMLEFYGLQADKVTAADIVSIVRQWQEAVVGLDKMVYEDAKKEFSLTSMTGFGADGSSEEKVRDFEEVRGVFESNPFVTAVLEHIQVKTALGNELIERVKDLL